The following are encoded in a window of Bos javanicus breed banteng chromosome 12, ARS-OSU_banteng_1.0, whole genome shotgun sequence genomic DNA:
- the GRTP1 gene encoding growth hormone-regulated TBC protein 1 isoform X2, with amino-acid sequence MEAAGRAQAARDRVPRIDPYGFERPEDFDYAAYEEFFSTYLVILTRRAIKWSKLLKGGGGVQRSMTVKRYIRKGVPLEHRARVWMGVSGAQARMDRNPGYYQRLLQGERSASLEEAIRTDMNRTFPDNVRFRKDAEPCLQGPLYNVLLAYGHHNHGVGYCQGMNFIAGYLILVTKSEEEAFWLLDALVGRILPADYYSPSMLGLKTDQEVLGELVRTKLPAVAALMHSHGVLWTLVASRWFICLFVDVLPVETVLRVWDCLFSEGSKIIFRVALTLLKHHQASILEATSVPDLCEKFKEITRGRFVTECHSFMQRIFLEPGSLSRASIARLRERCRARLLAQG; translated from the exons ATGGAGGCCGCGGGGCGCGCGCAGGCGGCGCGGGACCGTGTCCCCAG GATCGATCCGTATGGGTTTGAAAGGCCTGAGGACTTTGATTATGCAGCTTACGAAGAATTTTTTTCCACCTACCTGGTGATCCTCACCAGGAGAGCCATCAAATGGTCCAAACTTCTAAAGGGCGGCGGTGGTGTCCAGAGGAGCATGACCG TGAAGCGCTACATCCGCAAGGGCGTCCCACTGGAGCACCGGGCCCGTGTCTGGATGGGGGTGAGCGGAGCCCAGGCCCGGATGGACCGGAACCCTGGCTACTACCAGCGCCTCCTGCAGGGGGAGCGGAGCGCCAGCCTGGAGGAGGCCATCCGGACAG ACATGAACAGGACCTTCCCCGACAACGTGCGGTTCCGGAAGGACGCGGAGCCCTGCCTGCAGGGGCCCCTGTACAACGTGCTGCTGGCCTATGGGCACCACAACCACGGCGTGGGCTACTGCCAG GGGATGAACTTCATCGCGGGGTATCTGATCCTGGTGACTAAGAGTGAAGAAGAAGCCTTCTGGCTGTTGGACGCCCTGGTGGGCAGAATACTCCCAG CCGATTACTACAGCCCCTCGATGCTGGGCCTGAAGACGGACCAGGAGGTGCTCGGGGAGCTGGTGCGGACGAAGCTGCCAGCGGTGGCGGCGCTGATGCACAGCCATGGCGTGCTGTGGACCCTGGTCGCGTCCCGCTGGTTCATCTGCCTGTTCGTGGACGTCCTGCCCGTGGAG ACGGTGCTGCGTGTCTGGGACTGCCTGTTCAGCGAGGGGTCCAAGATCATCTTCCGGGTGGCACTGACCCTCCTCAAGCATCACCAGGCCTCCATCCTGGAGGCCACCAGCGTCCCTGACCTCTGTGAGAAGTTCAAGGAGATCACCAGGGGCCGCTTCGTCACCGAGTGCCACAGCTTCATGCAG
- the LOC133258048 gene encoding collagen alpha-1(I) chain-like encodes MGGAPPARGAPGCADKPLASHALLRGHGAYTSFQKALHTYSEVMNPAPGPDRGKYQPDVKQEASNFVLHRKVEFENSVPETHPEGDKERVQDPGVLPTCDGRGGPALAGGRGVAGADCEVYPLQLCGHHSIIPAPPITSTLKNEDKICDDSFFPCSPRSSKVCSDKTPIEVQALKKKVGRVTCNPAARAILSSLLLYLTDREDAAPGPLAARRAEGKASRAPEPQDAQRRPTRFQLLQARFMGSGREPRLKRTREVGRLIFKDKQGPGRSLVAATIHKLLEKAGEAAGRPAPGREPPGREKPRALPAGRSSVKSILKVFLAAEEKQAAEQPPAEPPAAAGGLAAKAKVKAGARSAALARLREKFAQSGGLCAEAGLLPRRAEERSKKRPPRRPLHRPEPRVFRVATLASSCLRAPAARLLACSTEPALPFSVATVVCGPRSWLSHGTRVTHTGVGRAPRGETGNSPDAAETPGGSREPGWRPPPPSNGPLAASRDGLETGLPGMEAECVPRAAPAAASPGSEAHPGCKPASSALGPASPGGQGAAQGARGVSLGPRPGLSGGHEGAGPEVTLTVCSSEDEMDTASVDWVPEPLFAIQESFPEEKAPGHIPPLAALTAPSAQAARRTQPAMEPPQVTVRLPVVHTMPPPPATPQRASGDQGWGPLGGVSETGNPGAPHSPTAESGSQGAPPQGAGAAPRLAAAHGTAARGPDLPAAVSTTEPQNSSLGGKDARPGPGASQWLLKPKDVREQDASPLSSEPPQQSELQERPGGDASAWENRRRGHMGCAPGGQQAPVPDSKSGTRVPTWPTAPAGAGTRPESLSPVRRSPPREQEGPRGAPPRLESAGRVPIAAGSASRDLGEKRASSSNEKTPPGVRAPRREPVGSASQSPPALSPRNLAAGQWEGGRAGWPAGPGLVGVMAEEAAHQPCGHSSALGSPPGPSQEAPSAPTLAVQPHLVALGELATGDVATGGVKVEAGGRVAGTTWQRPRGDSLERPAPVPGLPAPRGSHGAGTPRPQLPEQQQAEGRAGPSSSEQLPLSAGPSRQPGPSSTAVDRPWGDRVAPKHPDLQASGQVEGGERAGLGTGESRHGREEGCPGAVSRDDSGRKGEGLWGERSGSRGAREAGSRPREEALSRRAGKGPELPRRQQAGHAEGLLEERRAPTSESQALSPSGSPTLPAKAQASQTVPPNSARPVSGSGGVTLTVGRNEAPQVPAPRGGQGGPRALLGEGQSPASPSPEEREIQAPSNIQERQSLAAPSPEEREIQAPFSIQKGQTWVSPSLKKGQSQAAPSPGEREIQAPFSIQEGRSWVAPSLRKAQSLEGQSPAAPSPREGQIQAPFSVQEGRRWVAPSLRKGQSQVAPSPGEGQIQAPYSIQKGQSQVAPSPGEREIQAPFSIQEGRSWVAPSLRKAQSLEGQSPAAPSPREGEIQAPYSIQKGQSPVAPSLRPAQSSAVPTPKLGSSLAPRGPAQEGPPDAPGVGRSRRGPHLAKYRAQSFSDQRSFELSFRPTILRASDKYSPPK; translated from the exons ATGGGTGGTGCTCCGCCGGCCCGCGGGGCCCCTGGCTGTGCTGACAAGCCCTTGGCCTCACACGCATT GCTGAGAGGTCACGGTGCCTACACGTCCTTCCAGAAGGCTCTGCACACATACAGTGAGG TTATGAACCCAGCACCCGGACCAGACAGAGGGAAATACCAACCAGATGTCAAGCAGGAAGCCTCCAACTTTGTGCTCCACCGAAAAGTGGAGTTTGAAAACTCCGTCCCCGAGACTCACCCTGAAGGT GACAAGGAGCGGGTGCAGGACCCCGGCGTCCTGCCCACCTGTGACGGCCGCGGGGGCCCGGCGCTGGCCGGGGGGCGCGGTGTCGCCGGCGCTGACTG cgaagtctacccactccagctcTGCGGCCACCACTCCATCATCCCCGCCCCCCCCATCACTTCCACTCTA AAAAACGAAGATAAAATCTGTGACGATTCATTCTTTCCCTGCAGCCCCAGGAGCAGCAAGGTTTGCAGCGACAAGACGCCCATCGAAGTCCAAGCCCTGAAAAAGAAGGTGGGCCGGGTTACCTGCAACCCAGCGGCGCGCGCCATCCTCAGCAGCCTGCTGCTCTACCTGACCGACCGCGAGGACGCGGCCCCGGGGCCTCTTGCCGCCCGGAGGGCAGAGGGCAAGGCTAGCCGGGCCCCTGAGCCCCAGGACGCCCAGCGGCGGCCCACGCGCTTCCAGCTGCTCCAGGCCAGGTTCATGGGCAGCGGCCGCGAGCCCCGCCTCAAGAGGACCCGGGAGGTGGGGCGGCTGATCTTCAAGGACAAGCAGGGCcctggaaggagcctggtggccgcCACCATCCACAAGCTGCTGGAGAAGGCCGGGGAGGCAGCCGGTCGCCCGGCCCCCGGCAGGGAGCCACCGGGCCGCGAGAAGCCGCGGGCCCTCCCGGCTGGGAGGAGCTCGGTGAAGAGCATCCTGAAGGTGTTCCTGGCCGCGGAGGAGAAGCAGGCCGCGGAGCAGCCTCCCGCAGAGCCGCCCGCAGCCGCGGGGGGCCTGGCCGCGAAGGCGAAGGTGAAGGCCGGTGCGCGGAGCGCGGCGCTGGCCAGGCTGCGGGAGAAGTTTGCGCAGAGCGGCGGCCTGTGCGCGGAGGCCGGACTCCTGCCGCGGCGCGCGGAGGAGCGCTCGAAGAAGCGCCCGCCGCGGAGGCCGCTGCACCGGCCGGAGCCGCGCGTATTCCGCGTGGCCACCCTGGCCAGTAGCTGCCTCCGCGCGCCGGCCGCCCGCCTCCTGGCCTGCTCCACCGAGCCCGCGCTGCCCTTCAGCGTCGCCACCGTGGTCTGCGGGCCCCGGAGCTGGCTGTCCCACGGCACCCGAGTCACCCACACGGGCGTGGGCCGTGCGCCCCGAGGGGAGACGGGCAACTCCCCCGACGCGGCAGAGACCCCCGGAGGGAGCAGAGAGCCGGGGTGGCGGCCCCCGCCGCCCTCCAACGGCCCGCTGGCAGCTTCCAGGGACGGCCTGGAGACAGGGCTCCCAGGTATGGAGGCCGAATGTGTCCCCCGGGCAGCCCCCGCTGCCGCCTCCCCCGGGAGCGAAGCCCATCCTGGCTGCAAGCCTGCGAGCTCCGCGCTGGGCCCAGCCAGCCCAGGTGGTCAGGGAGCTGCTCAGGGGGCCAGGGGAGTAAGCCTGGGGCCGCGACCAGGACTCTCCGGAGGCCACGAGGGGGCTGGCCCCGAGGTCACCTTGACCGTGTGCAGCTCAGAGGACGAGATGGACACAGCGAGTGTGGACTGGGTGCCAGAGCCCCTCTTCGCCatccaggagagcttcccagaAGAGAAGGCGCCGGGACACATCCCCCCACTGGCCGCACTCACCGCACCCTCTGCCCAGGCCGCGCGGCGCACACAGCCGGCCATGGAGCCCCCACAGGTCACGGTCAGACTCCCGGTGGTCCACACGATGCCGCCCCCTCCCGCCACCCCGCAAAGGGCGTCAGGAGACCAAGGCTGGGGTCCTCTGGGCGGGGTCAGTGAGACGGGAAACCCAGGCGCCCCACATTCCCCCACGGCCGAGAGCGGGAGCCAGGGTGCACCGCCGCAGGGCGCAGGGGCGGCGCCGAGGCTCGCAGCCGCACACGGTACTGCTGCCCGCGGTCCAGACCTCCCCGCGGCCGTCTCCACGACGGAGCCACAGAACAGCTCCCTGGGAGGAAAGGACGCCAGACCTGGGCCTGGGGCCTCACAATGGCTCCTGAAGCCCAAGGATGTGCGTGAGCAGGACGCGTCCCCCCTGAGTTCTGAGCCGCCTCAGCAGTCAGAACTGCAGGAACGGCCAGGCGGCGACGCCAGTGCCTGGGAGAACCGTCGGAGGGGCCACATGGGCTGTGCACCCGGCGGCCAGCAAGCACCGGTGCCCGACAGCAAGAGCGGGACGCGTGTCCCCACGTGGCCAACGGCACCGGCTGGGGCTGGAACGAGGCCCGAGAGCCTGAGCCCGGTGCGCAGGAGCCCCCCGAGGGAGCAGGAAGGACCCCGGGGGGCCCCGCCACGCCTGGAGTCAGCTGGGCGAGTGCCTATAGCTGCAGGGAGCGCCAGCCGTGATCTTGGTGAGAAGAGAGCCTCCTCCTCAAATGAAAAGACACCACCTGGCGTCAGAGCCCCCAGGCGGGAGCCGGTGGGCAGCGCCTCCCAGAGTCCCCCAGCCCTGAGCCCCAGAAACTTGGCAGCTGGgcagtgggagggtgggagggctgGGTGGCCCGCAGGCCCGGGTCTTGTGGGTGTCATGGCCGAGGAGGCTGCTCaccagccctgtggccacagctCGGCCTTGGGGTCCCCGCCCGGCCCCTCTCAGGAGGCCCCCAGCGCACCAACCCTGGCCGTCCAGCCCCACCTGGTGGCTCTGGGTGAACTGGCCACCGGTGACGTGGCCACAGGCGGAGTGAaggtggaggcaggaggcagggtcGCTGGCACCACGTGGCAGAGGCCTCGGGGGGACAGCCTGGAGCGCCCAGCTCCAGTCCCAGGCCTGCCGGCGCCCCGGGGGAGCCACGGGGCAGGGACTCCGAGGCCTCAGCTTCctgagcagcagcaggcagagggCAGGGCGGGCCCCTCGTCCAGCGAACAGCTTCCCCTCAGTGCCGGGCCTTCCCGCCAGCCCGGCCCCTCGTCCACAGCAGTGGACAGGCCATGGGGGGACAGGGTGGCCCCGAAGCACCCTGACCTCCAGGCTTCCGGGCAAGTGGAGGGAGGAGAGCGGGCTGGTCTGGGCACGGGAGAAAGTCGCCATGGACGAGAGGAGGGGTGCCCAGGGGCTGTGAGTCGGGATGAttctggaaggaagggagaaggccTTTGGGGCGAGAGGTCCGGCTCGCGAGGGGCCAGGGAGGCTGGGAGTAGGCCCCGGGAGGAGGCTCTCAGCAGGCGTGCCGGGAAGGGCCCAGAGCTCCCGCGGAGGCAGCAAGCGGGGCACGCCGAGGGTCTCCTGGAGGAGCGGAGGGCCCCGACTTCCGAGAGCCAGGCCCTGTCCCCCTCGGGGAGCCCCACGCTCCCAGCAAAGGCCCAGGCGAGCCAAACGGTGCCCCCCAACTCAGCACGGCCCGTGAGCGGCTCAGGGGGAGTGACACTCACAGTGGGCAGAAATGAGGCACCCCAGGTTCCAGCCCCCAGGGGTGGTCAGGGGGGCCCCCGAGCGCTACTGGGAGAGGGGCAGAGTCCAGCATCCCCCAGCCCCGAGGAGAGGGAGATCCAGGCACCCTCCAATATCCAGGAGAGGCAGAGCCTGGCAGCCCCCAGCCCCGAGGAGAGGGAGATCCAGGCACCCTTCAGCATCCAGAAAGGGCAAACCTGGGTGTCCCCCAGTCTCAAGAAGGGGCAGAGCCAGGCGGCCCCCAGCCCCGGGGAGAGAGAGATCCAGGCACCCTTCAGCATCCAGGAGGGGCGGAGCTGGGTGGCCCCCAGTCTCAGGAAGGCGCAGAGCTTGGAGGGGCAGAGTccggcagcccccagcccccgggAGGGGCAGATCCAGGCACCCTTCAGCGTCCAGGAGGGGCGACGCTGGGTGGCCCCCAGTCTCAGGAAGGGGCAGAGCCAGGTGGCCCCCAGCCCCGGGGAGGGGCAGATCCAGGCACCCTACAGCATCCAGAAGGGGCAGAGCCAGGTGGCCCCCAGCCCCGGGGAGAGAGAGATCCAGGCACCCTTCAGCATCCAGGAGGGGCGGAGCTGGGTGGCCCCCAGTCTCAGGAAGGCGCAGAGCTTGGAGGGGCAGAGTccggcagcccccagcccccgggAAGGGGAGATCCAGGCACCCTACAGCATCCAGAAGGGGCAGAGTCCGGTGGCCCCCAGCCTCCGGCCAGCGCAAAGCTCTGCAGTGCCCACACCCAAGCTGGGGAGCAGCCTTGCGCCCCGTGGCCCTGCCCAGGAGGGGCCCCCAGATGCCCCCGGGGTGGGGCGCAGCAGGCGCGGGCCACACCTGGCCAAGTACCGAGCCCAGAGCTTCAGTGACCAGAGGTCCTTTGAGCTGTCTTTTAGGCCAACCATCCTCAGGGCCAGCGACAAGTACAGCCCTCCGAAGTGA
- the GRTP1 gene encoding growth hormone-regulated TBC protein 1 isoform X1, whose amino-acid sequence MEAAGRAQAARDRVPRIDPYGFERPEDFDYAAYEEFFSTYLVILTRRAIKWSKLLKGGGGVQRSMTVKRYIRKGVPLEHRARVWMGVSGAQARMDRNPGYYQRLLQGERSASLEEAIRTDMNRTFPDNVRFRKDAEPCLQGPLYNVLLAYGHHNHGVGYCQGMNFIAGYLILVTKSEEEAFWLLDALVGRILPADYYSPSMLGLKTDQEVLGELVRTKLPAVAALMHSHGVLWTLVASRWFICLFVDVLPVETVLRVWDCLFSEGSKIIFRVALTLLKHHQASILEATSVPDLCEKFKEITRGRFVTECHSFMQVGVSHAAPPGDRHAHPAPPMLSAVGGCHLGPT is encoded by the exons ATGGAGGCCGCGGGGCGCGCGCAGGCGGCGCGGGACCGTGTCCCCAG GATCGATCCGTATGGGTTTGAAAGGCCTGAGGACTTTGATTATGCAGCTTACGAAGAATTTTTTTCCACCTACCTGGTGATCCTCACCAGGAGAGCCATCAAATGGTCCAAACTTCTAAAGGGCGGCGGTGGTGTCCAGAGGAGCATGACCG TGAAGCGCTACATCCGCAAGGGCGTCCCACTGGAGCACCGGGCCCGTGTCTGGATGGGGGTGAGCGGAGCCCAGGCCCGGATGGACCGGAACCCTGGCTACTACCAGCGCCTCCTGCAGGGGGAGCGGAGCGCCAGCCTGGAGGAGGCCATCCGGACAG ACATGAACAGGACCTTCCCCGACAACGTGCGGTTCCGGAAGGACGCGGAGCCCTGCCTGCAGGGGCCCCTGTACAACGTGCTGCTGGCCTATGGGCACCACAACCACGGCGTGGGCTACTGCCAG GGGATGAACTTCATCGCGGGGTATCTGATCCTGGTGACTAAGAGTGAAGAAGAAGCCTTCTGGCTGTTGGACGCCCTGGTGGGCAGAATACTCCCAG CCGATTACTACAGCCCCTCGATGCTGGGCCTGAAGACGGACCAGGAGGTGCTCGGGGAGCTGGTGCGGACGAAGCTGCCAGCGGTGGCGGCGCTGATGCACAGCCATGGCGTGCTGTGGACCCTGGTCGCGTCCCGCTGGTTCATCTGCCTGTTCGTGGACGTCCTGCCCGTGGAG ACGGTGCTGCGTGTCTGGGACTGCCTGTTCAGCGAGGGGTCCAAGATCATCTTCCGGGTGGCACTGACCCTCCTCAAGCATCACCAGGCCTCCATCCTGGAGGCCACCAGCGTCCCTGACCTCTGTGAGAAGTTCAAGGAGATCACCAGGGGCCGCTTCGTCACCGAGTGCCACAGCTTCATGCAGGTGGGTGTCAGCCACGCTGCGCCCCCAGGAGACCGGCATGCTCACCCCGCACCCCCTATGCTGTCGGCTGTGGGGGGGTGCCACCTGGGACCCACCTGA